In Solanum stenotomum isolate F172 chromosome 6, ASM1918654v1, whole genome shotgun sequence, one DNA window encodes the following:
- the LOC125867751 gene encoding probable inactive poly [ADP-ribose] polymerase SRO2: MDQFGDYNDQVSMTIENKKMLLSFDSEVESPSPTLHNSFRSFKRNGMIELEERNKEHDLIKAGFLSGMGHLGKEVEVVAIHKNSCSTILGQARLESFRIYSEAMRKKCGGNANIKYAWFGSSKDEICNIISHGFSSITEPKSGGCFGIGVHLYPANIHGVLSALEDENGLRHMLLCRVILGNTEVIEASSKQFRPTCQDFDSGVDNYLAPKKYIIWPSNMNSHILPNFVVSFRCPSCLLGASSKIKKVFPKSNSRIKFHDLLHVLSKYLHPSRIVLISKYYEDFQKNKITKLVLVRKLRQIAGDTSLRAVMKLYPNTTI, translated from the exons ATGGATCAATTTGGAGATTATAATGATCAAGTTTCCATgacaatagaaaataaaaaaatgttactCTCTTTCGATTCAGAAGTCGAGTCTCCTAGTCCAACATTACATAATTCCTTCAG GTCGTTCAAGAGAAATGGAATGATCGAGTTAGAGGAACGTAACAAGGAACATGATTTAATTAAGGCGGGTTTTCTTAGTGGAATGGGGCATTTAGGAAAGGAAGTTGAAGTTGTGGCTATACataaaaattcatgttcaaCTATATTGGGGCAAGCGAGGTTAGAAAGTTTTCGTATTTATTCCGAAGCAATGCGGAAGAAATGTGGTGGAAATGCTAATATTAAATATGCTTGGTTTGGTTCTTCCAAAGATgaaatttgtaatattatttCACATGGATTTTCTTCCATTACTGAACCAAAATCTGGAGGATGTTTTGGTATTGGTGTTCATCTTTATCCTGCAAATATCCACGG GGTATTATCGGCATTGGAAGATGAGAATGGATTAAGGCATATGTTACTTTGCAGAGTAATATTAGGAAATACAGAAGTAATTGAAGCTTCATCCAAACAATTTCGGCCAACTTGTCAAGATTTTGACTCTGGGGTTGACAATTATTTGGCTcctaaaaaatacataatttggcCTTCTAATATGAACTCTCATATTTTACCAAATTTTGTAGTAAGTTTTAGATGTCCTAGTTGCTTATTAG gTGCTTCTTCGAAAATCAAGAAGGTTTTTCCGAAGTCGAATTCTCGCATAAAGTTTCATGATTTATTGCATGTGCTTTCCAAATATTTACATCCATCAAGAATAgttttgatctcaaaatacTATGAAGATTTTCag AAAAATAAGATCACAAAATTAGTACTTGTTCGAAAATTGAGGCAAATAGCTGGAGATACGTCGTTAAGAGCTGTCATGAAGTTATATCCAAATACTACTATTTAA